CGTCAGGTGTTCCTCTACGACCCCCCGGACCGCTTCGTGGCCGGTACGGTCGGACTGCCCGGGCGCCGTACCTTCTTCCTCCAGGCCACCGCCGGTACCCGGGTGACCAGCGTGGCCCTGGAGAAGACCCAGGTCGCCGCCCTCGCCGAGCGCATGGACGAGCTGCTGGACGAGGTCGTCCGGCGCAGCGGCGGCAGCGCCGCGGTACCCGCCGTGTCGCCGGCCGAGAACACCGACACGGCGCCCCTCGACACCCCGATCGAGGAGGAGTTCCGGGTCGGCACCATGGCCCTCGCCTGGGACGGCGAGGAACAGCGCATGATCGTCGAGGCGCAGGCCCTCGTGGAACTCGAGGCAGACTCCGAGGAGGACCTCGCGGAGGCCGAGGAGAAACTCCTGCAGGACGAGGAGAACGGCCCGCCGATGCTGCGGGTCCGGCTCAGCGGCTCCCAGGCCAGGGCCTTCGCCAAGCGCGCCCTCGACGTCGTCAACGCCGGCCGTCCGCCGTGCCCGCTGTGCAGCCTGCCGCTCGACCCGGAAGGACATGTATGTCCGCGCCAGAACGGATACCGCCGGGGGGCGTGAAGACCACCGACCCCGCCACCGCCGCGCTCCTCGCGCACGGTGAGCTCACCGTCCGCGGACGCATCCGTGAGGCCTCGAACGCGGCGCTGTACTGCACCGTCGCCCACGAGGGCCGGGAGGCCGCCTGCGTCTACAAGCCCGTGGCCGGCGAGCGGCCGCTGTGGGACTTTCCCGACGGCACCCTCGCCGGGCGCGAGGTGGCCGCCTACGAGGTCTCCGAGGCCACCGGCTGGGGCCTGGTGCCGCCGACCGTGCTGCGGGAGGGACCGTACGGCGAGGGCATGTGCCAGCTGTGGATCGAGACGGCCCCCGAGGTCGAGCTGCTCGCCCTCGTCGAGGCGGAGGAGCCCGGACCGGGCTGGAAGGCCGTCGGGTTCGCCGAGGTCGGCGAGGGCCGCACCGCGCTCCTGGTGCACGCCGACGACGAACGGCTCAGGCGACTCGCCGTCCTCGACGCGGTGATCAACAACGCCGACCGCAAGGGCGGCCATCTGCTGCCCACCGCCGGCGGCCGGCTCTACGGCATCGACCACGGCGTCACCTTCAACGCCGAGAACAAGCTGCGCACCCTGCTGTGGGGCTGGGCGGGGGAGCCGCTGACGGGCGAGGCCGTGGAGGTGCTCAAGGGCATCGAAACAGCCCTGGAGCCGGACGGGCGGCTGACGGCCCTCCTGAGCGCGCTGATCACCCCCGCCGAACTCGACGCCACGCGCGCGCGTACCGAGGCGCTGCTGGCGTCGGGCACCCATCCCGAGCCGACGGGCGACTGGCCGGCGATCCCCTGGCCACCCGTCTAGCGCCGTGACCGGACGCCGCGAGCCGGTGAACCTCTCCGGTCACGGCACTGGCCGGGGCCGGAGCGTTGTGAGGACTCCTGCCGGAGCGCTGTCGCGGGCACGTCGCCCGGGATCGCACAAGAACGCCTTCCCGGCCATCCGGCCCGCTCCGGTTCGTACCCGCAAGTTCCGTCCGGTTAGGCTCATGACATGCATGCCTGGCCCGCTTCCGAGGTCCCCGCCCTGCCTGGTCAGGGCCGCGACCTGAGGATCCACGACACCGCGACCGGCGGCTCGGTCTCCCTCGCCCCCGGTCCCGTCGCCCGTATCTACGTCTGCGGCATCACGCCGTACGACGCGACCCACATGGGTCACGCGGCGACCTACAATGCGTTCGACCTCGTTCAGCGCGTGTGGCTCGACACCAAGCGGCAGGTTCACTACGTCCAGAACGTGACCGACGTCGACGACCCGCTGCTCGAGCGAGCCGAGCGCGACGGCGTCGACTGGGTCGCCCTCGCCGAGAAGGAGACGGCCCTCTTCCGCGAGGACATGACCGCCCTGCGGATGCTCCCGCCGCGGGACTACATCGGCGCCGTGGAGGCGATACCCGGCATCGTCCCGCTCGTCGAGCGACTGCGGGACGCGGGCGCCGCCTACGAACTCGAGGGCGACGTCTACTTCTCCGTCGAGTCCGACCCGCACTTCGGCCGGGTCTCGAACCTCGACGCGGCGGCCATGCGGCTGCTGTCCGCCGAGCGCGGCGGCGACCCGGACCGCCCGGGCAAGAAGAACCCGCTCGACCCGATGCTGTGGATGGCGGCCCGCGAGGGCGAGCCCAGCTGGGACGGCGGCTCGCTCGGCCGGGGCCGTCCCGGCTGGCACATCGAGTGCGTGGCCATCGCGCTGGACCACCTCGGGATGGGCTTCGACGTGCAGGGCGGCGGCTCGGACCTCGCCTTCCCGCACCACGAGATGGGCGCCTCCCACGCCCAGGCGCTGACCGGCGAGTTCCCGATGGCCAAGGCGTACGTCCACGCCGGCATGGTCGCCCTCGACGGCGAGAAGATGTCGAAGTCCCGGGGCAACCTCGTCTTCGTCTCCCGGCTGCGCCAGGACGGCGTCGACCCCGCGGCGATCCGGCTCACCCTTCTCGCCCACCACTACCGCGCCGACTGGGAGTGGACCGACCAGGTCCTGGCGGACGCGCAGGCCCGGCTCGGCCGCTGGCGCGCGGCCGTCTCCCGGCCCGACGGGCCGCCCGCCGAGGCGCTCGTCGAGGAGATCCGGGCAGCCCTCGCGAACGACCTCGACGCACCCGCCGCGCTGGCCGCCGTCGACCGCTGGGCCGCGCTCCAGCAGGAGCGGGGCGGCACCGACATCGGCGCCCCCGGAGTCGTGTCCCGTGCGGTGGACGCCCTGTTGGGCGTGGCGCTGTAACCGGCGCTGTAACCGTACGGAAGGCGCCGTCACCTGCGGGAACGGCGAAAGGGGCGGTGCGCACCGGCGCACCGCCCCTTTCTTCGCCGCACGGCCGGCCTCGGCCGGCCCCACCGCTCCGGCTTCTCCGCCGGTTTCAGTCCTCCGACGAATCGCCGTCGTCGGAGGCATCCTCGCTCGGCCTGTCGCCGGGGGCCTCCTCGCTCGGCTTCGGGGGCCACGGGGGACGGGTCCGCTCCCCCGGATCGGGCGGCCCACCGCCGTCCCGCCGCCGCAGATAGCGCTCGAACTCGCGGGCGATCGCCTCGCCCGACGCCTCCGGCAGCTCGGCGGTGTCCCGGGCCTCCTCCAGCGTCTGGACGTACTCGGCGACCTCGGTGTCCTCGGCGGCCAGCTGGTCCACGCCCACCTGCCAGGCACGCGCGTCCTCCGGCAGCTCGCCCAGCGGGATGCGGACGTCGATCAGGTCCTCCAGACGGTTGAGGAGGGCCAGCGTCGCCTTCGGGTTCGGCGGCTGCGAGACGTAGTGCGGCACGGCCGCCCAGAGGCTCACCGCGGGCACGCCCGCGTGTGTGCAGGCCTCCTGGAGGACGCCGACGATGCCCGTGGGGCCCTCGTACTTGGTCTCCTCCAGGTCCATCCGCTGCGCCAGGTCCGCGTCCGACGTCGTCCCGCTGATCGGCACCGGGCGCGTGTGCGGGGTGTCGCCGAGCAGGGCGCCCAGGATGACCACCAGCTCCACGCCCAACTCGTGGGCGAAGCCGAGCAGTTCGTTGCAGAACGAGCGCCAGCGCATCGACGGTTCGATGCCCCGTACCAACACCAGGTCGCGGGGCTTGTCACCGCCGACCCGCACCACGGACAGTCTCGTCGTCGGCCAGGTGATCTTGCGTACGCCTGCGTCCAGCCACACCGTCGGACGGTTCACCTGGAAGTCGTAGTAGTCCTCGGCGTCCAGCGCCGCGAACACCTCGCCCTTCCACTCCCGCTCCAGATGCGCGACCGCGGTGGAGGCGGCGTCGCCGGCGTCGTTCCAGCCCTCGAACGCGGCCACCATGACCGGGTCGATCAGCTCGGGAACCCCCTCGAGCTCGATCACCCAGCGCCTCCTTCCGACGTGCCCTCGCTTGACCACCCAACCTTACGGCGTTCTGCGGGGGCGCCCGCAGCCCCCTTGCACGGGGGAGTGAACGGATCACTGCCCCGTTCGCCACCCCCGAACACCCCGGAGCCCGCACCGGGCGACCGCGCCGGCACGGGAGGCTCGGGGAAGGCCGCGGGACCAGGGGGATCAGAGGGATCGCCGTGACCGGCGTGATCGCCGGGATCGGGCGCGACGAACCGGCGCCCGCGGGAATCCGAGGACCCGCGAACCCGTGACGCCGTCCCGGCCGGACTCACAGCGTGGACCGCAGCCACTGCTCCACACTCGCGATGTGCACCGTCGCCCATGATCTGGCCGC
The window above is part of the Streptomyces sp. NBC_00425 genome. Proteins encoded here:
- the mshC gene encoding cysteine--1-D-myo-inosityl 2-amino-2-deoxy-alpha-D-glucopyranoside ligase encodes the protein MHAWPASEVPALPGQGRDLRIHDTATGGSVSLAPGPVARIYVCGITPYDATHMGHAATYNAFDLVQRVWLDTKRQVHYVQNVTDVDDPLLERAERDGVDWVALAEKETALFREDMTALRMLPPRDYIGAVEAIPGIVPLVERLRDAGAAYELEGDVYFSVESDPHFGRVSNLDAAAMRLLSAERGGDPDRPGKKNPLDPMLWMAAREGEPSWDGGSLGRGRPGWHIECVAIALDHLGMGFDVQGGGSDLAFPHHEMGASHAQALTGEFPMAKAYVHAGMVALDGEKMSKSRGNLVFVSRLRQDGVDPAAIRLTLLAHHYRADWEWTDQVLADAQARLGRWRAAVSRPDGPPAEALVEEIRAALANDLDAPAALAAVDRWAALQQERGGTDIGAPGVVSRAVDALLGVAL
- a CDS encoding SCO1664 family protein, which gives rise to MSAPERIPPGGVKTTDPATAALLAHGELTVRGRIREASNAALYCTVAHEGREAACVYKPVAGERPLWDFPDGTLAGREVAAYEVSEATGWGLVPPTVLREGPYGEGMCQLWIETAPEVELLALVEAEEPGPGWKAVGFAEVGEGRTALLVHADDERLRRLAVLDAVINNADRKGGHLLPTAGGRLYGIDHGVTFNAENKLRTLLWGWAGEPLTGEAVEVLKGIETALEPDGRLTALLSALITPAELDATRARTEALLASGTHPEPTGDWPAIPWPPV
- a CDS encoding DUF3090 domain-containing protein; protein product: MSRQVFLYDPPDRFVAGTVGLPGRRTFFLQATAGTRVTSVALEKTQVAALAERMDELLDEVVRRSGGSAAVPAVSPAENTDTAPLDTPIEEEFRVGTMALAWDGEEQRMIVEAQALVELEADSEEDLAEAEEKLLQDEENGPPMLRVRLSGSQARAFAKRALDVVNAGRPPCPLCSLPLDPEGHVCPRQNGYRRGA
- a CDS encoding PAC2 family protein is translated as MIELEGVPELIDPVMVAAFEGWNDAGDAASTAVAHLEREWKGEVFAALDAEDYYDFQVNRPTVWLDAGVRKITWPTTRLSVVRVGGDKPRDLVLVRGIEPSMRWRSFCNELLGFAHELGVELVVILGALLGDTPHTRPVPISGTTSDADLAQRMDLEETKYEGPTGIVGVLQEACTHAGVPAVSLWAAVPHYVSQPPNPKATLALLNRLEDLIDVRIPLGELPEDARAWQVGVDQLAAEDTEVAEYVQTLEEARDTAELPEASGEAIAREFERYLRRRDGGGPPDPGERTRPPWPPKPSEEAPGDRPSEDASDDGDSSED